The following DNA comes from Rosa rugosa chromosome 5, drRosRugo1.1, whole genome shotgun sequence.
taaatgagcattttcccttaaaaaaatCTGTGAGTCTTAGCATAGCTGTTATGTCGTTGGAAATTAAAGCAGCATAAAATCTATATTGAATGAATGAAGCAACACTGTTTCATATCTTTTGTTTATAAATCTGCGTATGTGATCATCTTTGAATCATGGCCCGTCCTTTTGTTATATCATTAGCTTTGCAAAGAGTAATTATAGTTAACTACCTTTAAAATGATGTACGatgggaaaattctacaatatgttaacatatgaccaaaataaagaaatttcttATCTTTTAAAGCTTTACCCTTCGAGAAGAAGTATTGAGAGTTGCGATTGGGATCATCTTAACTGCATAGCTATCGCAAGAGACTTGGAGGTTCTCTGGTCTGATATCAGGTCTTCCACTTCTTTATATTCCAGCAAGGATTCATTCAGCTATAGGGACAATTGTCCCTCATGATTGGAATAATGCAGGGTAAAATCATGAATTGAATGAGTTACCAAATGCTTACATCCTGTGTCATTATCTTCCTCCATGTTTCATAGTAGTACGGTTCATATTCTACATTACATTCACCAACTTCTACAGGCGCTGTTTACATATGAAGAATCTGTTAAATTAGCATCTTGGTTAGTGCCAAAGTTGTGCAGTGTTGTGTTATATCTTCAACTGTGGGGATTTAAAATCTGTGAGGAAAGATTTTGAGCAGATGGATTCACAAAGACGTCGTCAGTTGAAAAATTAACGATGAGAGCAAGCTTCCTCTCTTGGATGGCGTTTGAGGACTGTAATTGTTCATACTCTATTTACACGTTCAATGGTATAGAATACGTGTAGCAGAGTAAGATATTTTGATCTGGAAACCCTCATGGCCTTATCCACCCCAGAGTCATAGTTTCAAACATTCTAGCTGATTTAGCTCTGTAGAATCCCCTGCTCGATCTACATGCTTGCAATTCCAGTAACACCCGATAGTATCTTTTGGAATGTGCAACCCGGCCATATTTGGTTTCATGGAACACAATAATGGTTATTTGGTAATTAGAAACGAGAATGCAGAGAGACCGTGAATAGTCTGGTTCAATTGACACTGGTATATTCATTATTAATTTTGATGGTGCTATTGGCGAAATGGGGGTGCGTGGTCATGGTGATTAGGAATGAGTTGGGGCAGCTAATGGGTTCTAGAGATATTGGGCGGCTAATGCCTTAGGATACCTAATAGTTGTGTTGGTGACTGAGATGTTAGCATTGAAGGCGGGTTTACGGTATGCTCGTGATTATTTCCTGATAGTAGCTGAGTCGGATTCATTGGAGCTAGTAAAGATAACTCTTGAGGTTTCTTGCTGGGTAGTGGTGGCAGATACAGTAGCTAAAATAAAAACTCTCATGCTGGATTGTCATATCACAGAAGTTGTTTGCAGGGCAAGGAGAGCAACCGTGCGGCGCAAGAAATTGGGCGTCATGTACGCACTGCTGGTTTCTCTTATTGATTAGGAGTAGGCTTTTAGTCATAACTTTTCGATTGTAATACGATCTCTCATTTATGCGTGTCGCATGTTCACAAATTTGAATCGACACGCTCCACGACTTCGTGAGGGAAGTTTTCAGAAAAACTCAACATacaaaaagtcaaccttcgAGCTTCCTAAAATGATGCGTTCCAAATAATTATTTGtctggaaataattccattTTCACAAATAATATATGTACAAGGCATAAGAACAACTATTCGTACAACTAGTCCATTATTAGCCGGCAAAATTAAATAATGAAAATCTAGGTCATCACAACTACTTTACTATAAAAGATTGTGACGCATGCATTCACCAGTCGTCACCTCGCATGCTTGCACTTCATATCAAAAAATAAGTGGTGGGTACATTCAGAGTGTCATGATTGTTACTCAACCGGATGTTTTTCTTTCCCATTGGAAATTGAAATTTCGACGGTGACCTACCTAGTGATGGTGACCAGACTTAGCAGGATAGACTTCCACTACCagaaaaatggtcttttacggcccacaaAGAGCGCCGTAAATGACAAATTACGGCACACAAAAACGCGCCGTAAATggacatgccgtaaaagacaaaCCTCTTTTACGGCATGTTTCCAGAACGCCGTAAAAGACCCCACGAGCGCGCCGTGAAAGATATAAAAGAGCGCCGTAAAAGGATTtgagaaattcttaatttcgaTTTTGAAACATTAAAGCGTGCCGTAAATGACCAATAAGTGCGCCGTAATTGATCGCTTAAGCACGCTGTAAAAGACAAAAATGAGCGCCGTAAAAGAGTTTTATAGATTTTTTATTTCGATTTTCAAATAGGAAAGCACGCCGTAAGTGATATCtgaagcacgccgtaaatgtgGTCGTAAGGATATATTTAAGACGCGTAACATttgcactaattttttttctccccTGTAAATGTTGTGATAccatttcaaaatcaaaataaatctATACAATTTATTGAGATAAAAGGAGAGAGAACATTAACTGCAAGTATCACATTAGAAAATGTAAATTAATATGCCAACAACAATTGAGTATTGTACAAAAACAACTTAACTAAACCAACATATCATCACCATGCTAAAATCTAAAACATTCTAGATTAACAGAGAGCATCTTAGATTTCCATTGTCTTTGTTAATTGCACGAGATAAATATATAGCTAGTGACCCATCCTGTGGCCTTTTAAACATCTTCATATTATGCTTGATGCCAACTTTTACCTGCataaccaaaacaaacacagaGAGCAATGAATCTAGTCTGTCATATTTGTTTTTCATTCAAGGACAACATATACAGCTAAAATTCTAATTTAGCAATTAATGTATCATAAGCAAATAGAAGCAATTACCTCCGAAATGCCTAATTCACTTTGACGTACTTGATAGGCCATGCAATCATACTTCCTGTGGATGCGTAAAGTTTACTAAACTCGCTTATGGAGTAAAGTATCAACATCACTCCATGCTTATGACAGCTCTACACAGTAAAGTCAGTAAACCAGAATGTGTCGCAATCACAGCACCCCACAAAGATTGGAACATGCACAAAAGCAAATGAAAAAGATCAGTTAAAAGCTGCAAACAAACGAATTTATTAAGCCATAAATCAGTTCCTCTGTAACAAACCTTACAGGAGTGGGAACTATAACAATCTCTGAAATTTCAAGACTACATCACATTTCCAGAAGCAATACACATTGCATCAATATTCAGTTAGATATTTTGACAATGACTAATCACATGTAGTTGCAAACAAGTGAAACAAACACAAATGGGATGCTGGTGTTGGATATCTTTTCTCAACAGCGCTACTGCAATGTGTAATAACTCATTTTCAAATACGCCAGTAAAATTGTTTATTGCTGGTGTTGGATATCTTTTCTCAACAGCGCTACTGCAATGTGCAATAACTCATTTTCAAATACGCCAGTAAAATTGTTTCTTGGTAATTTATCCTACCGAGTGGCCATTCAGCAATGTGGCATACTACTACATGTTGGTGAAAGGGCACTGAACTAATATGATACTATAGATTTTTACTTTCAGTAACCTCTTTCTCTAGGAAAACGTCTAGAAGAAAGAGAGTAGTAATAAAGACGAGATCAAACAATAAACATGCAGTCAGAATATTACCCTTTCAGGCAGCCTTAGTATGTACAAGAACAAAGAAGCAGATATGATAGAGAAAAGTAGTACCTCCGTCCAAGAGACCGAAGAAAATTCTGCATATTTCCAATTAGAAGAGCAAAGAAGAAGAGTCCCAGTCCAATAATTACCATGGTAAAAACAATTTCTCCATTAAAATAGCTTGGAGTTTGATTTCCTGCCAGAGTGCTGATTTGCTTCATAAACCACAGGAGATAATATGTCAGCAGAAAGGTTTAATTTATTTATGGAATCATAATAAAATTGACCAAAACATCTGTAGACTCACTATCAACCAAATTTGAAAATTATTACTCCCAACCAGGGGGCAAGTGGTGGTAGTGCTAGAGGCAACATCATtaactcatcatcatcaataagaagaaaaaaatatactGAGGCAAATTTCCCTATACGGATATCCGGCATTCCATTTAATTTCACTTCTATTTGACATTTTCTTGATGTTGAGAACAGATAGAAGTTTCCTTGATCATTAACTAATTTACCCTTTTCCATCAAAAGAAATGGAAAGTTGAAATGGAAAGACACCATGGAttcatattttttgtttttaactaTACAAACAGCTAAACATATTTCTGTTATAAACAATTAGAAGATATAATGTAAGGTACCTGGAATCCCCAAAACAGTGAGTATAAATATTTAGTCATGCTATCTCTTGTAGTGAGATTGACAACTGGAGTATATACTCCATAGGAGAAATCTCCTTCCGGATTAAAACAAGCAGCAGCCtcctcattttctctccatttAGTTGACTCTGGAATAGATTCAGCATTAAAACAATCTATTAAACTCCCGCATGACTGCAGATTAGAGTTATGGCAGGCATCTCGAAGACATTGATTAACCCTCTGGAACAAGAAAGATTACAAATGTATTATCAAACAGATAAGGGAATCTGCATCTTTAGGTTAGAGAAGGAAAGGAACTCCACACACCTGTAAGCCAAGGAGGTACCAGCATGACCCAATAACATGGCCAACCAACAAGAAACTGAGAGtgtttataaaaaaatttgtcCAAGCTGACTCGAATACAAAGAAGCCATTTGGAGATTGACCAGCAGGCAGGGGCAAAACCCTATACAACCTGGGAAAATATTGAAATCTAGTCTGCCAGGCGGAGAAGATTCTTTGTTTGATTAGCCGAGAATCCTCGTAGCTTTAGCATCAGGGTTCACAACTCCGAGAACATATGGATACAGAAAAGAACAGGTTCTTTTAAACCATCCTTTAGCATCACCATACAGAATATTATGGAGCTGCAGAGAATTACAATCACAAATTCTGCATtagtttcattttattttagttttggaCGAATGCATTAGTTTCATAgataataagaaaataaaagca
Coding sequences within:
- the LOC133711591 gene encoding probable cyclic nucleotide-gated ion channel 20, chloroplastic, which produces MQNFYEDSRLIKQRIFSAWQTRFQYFPRLYRVLPLPAGQSPNGFFVFESAWTNFFINTLSFLLVGHVIGSCWYLLGLQRVNQCLRDACHNSNLQSCGSLIDCFNAESIPESTKWRENEEAAACFNPEGDFSYGVYTPVVNLTTRDSMTKYLYSLFWGFQQISTLAGNQTPSYFNGEIVFTMVIIGLGLFFFALLIGNMQNFLRSLGRRAVISME